The Coccidioides posadasii str. Silveira chromosome 3, complete sequence genome contains a region encoding:
- a CDS encoding uncharacterized protein (EggNog:ENOG410PICP~COG:Q~BUSCO:4318at33183): protein MDQSVYATYPPELSPEQRRYLVATVKDWTIHHGLTVRPSPDLVSKASDSNAVLATNAPVTLFPSLFPRSCYQSAVSVQTAYNELYAAITADEAWLGEIIEDLVDVDDFVANLWKVHKAVKQEGYVQPLSLGLFRSDYMLHTPEGSTEPSLKQVEFNTISSSFGGLSCLVSKMHSDLLSCPPGTPIAYPPHQLLKENSIPENKAVATLAAGLAAAHEAYGCSKSSPSLPLCILFVVQDGERNIFDQHELSTRLTQFHKIPVFRVITTDVLRLTSVPQDNPSRPLVYAPPYAPSVSFEVTTIYLRGFYGPRDYQDGSAWEARTHLERSAAIKCPTVLNQLSGCKKVQQVLAQPTGPDHLARFLPNADPQTIKQIRDTFAPQYDISTSGQGQDLALNPSTAAKHVLKPQREGGGNNIYREAIPGFLRAMPEKDWKGWILMELIQPPSAAKNVALRSDGEVLTGNVVGELGIFGAILWNNETGKVMRNEQGGWLMRTKADDSDEGGVAAGFSSLDSILLI from the exons atggaCCAATCGGTATATGCGACCTATCCGCCGGAGCTCTCTCCAGAGCAAAGGCGGTATTTAGTAGCCACAGTGAAAGACTGGACGATACATCACGGACTGACTGTCCGACCATCTCCAGACTTAGTATCAAAGGCATCTGATTCTAATGCTGTGTTGGCAACAAATGCGCCGGTGACATTGTTCCCGAGCCTCTTCCCAAGATCCTGCTATCAGTCAGCGGTTTCCGTTCAAACAGCATATAACGAGCTGTATGCTGCGATCACTGCAGATGAAGCATGGCTAGGGGAAATTATCGAAGA CCTCGTCGATGTCGATGATTTTGTTGCCAATTTATGGAAAGTCCACAAGGCCGTTAAACAAGAAGGTTATGTCCAGCCATTATCATTGGGCCTTTTCAGGTCAGACTATATGCTTCACACCCCAGAAGGAAGCACTGAACCATCTCTAAAGCAAGTGGAATTCAATACCATCTCGTCATCCTTTGGCGGGCTTTCATGCCTTGTGAGCAAGATGCATTCGGATCTTCTCTCTTGCCCACCGGGAACTCCGATTGCATACCCACCACATCAATTATTGAAAGAGAATTCCATTCCAGAGAATAAGGCGGTTGCGACTCTCGCTGCAGGACTTGCCGCCGCTCACGAAGCTTACGGATGCTCCAAATCATCACCGTCGCTGCCTCTGTGCATTCTTTTTGTGGTTCAAGATGGGGAGCGGAATATATTTGACCAACATGAGCTCTCAACTCGTCTCACACAATTCCATAAAATACCCGTTTTCCGCGTTATCACTACAGATGTCCTACGGTTGACGTCTGTCCCCCAAGACAACCCATCTCGCCCGCTGGTATATGCCCCACCATATGCCCCATCAGTCTCCTTTGAGGTCACCACTATCTACCTCCGGGGTTTCTACGGACCTAGAGACTACCAAGACGGAAGCGCATGGGAGGCGCGTACTCACCTCGAACGCTCAGCAGCAATCAAATGCCCCACAGTCCTCAACCAACTATCGGGATGCAAGAAGGTCCAACAGGTCCTCGCTCAGCCGACCGGACCCGATCATTTGGCCCGATTCCTCCCCAACGCCGACCCTCAAACCATCAAGCAAATACGCGATACTTTCGCTCCACAATATGATATCTCTACCTCCGGGCAGGGGCAAGATCTAGCCCTCAACCCATCTACTGCAGCAAAGCACGTTCTCAAACCCCAGCGCGAAGGCGGTGGGAACAACATTTACCGCGAGGCAATCCCGGGATTTCTACGCGCCATGCCTGAGAAGGACTGGAAGGGGTGGATTCTGATGGAACTCATCCAGCCACCGAGCGCAGCTAAGAACGTTGCACTTCGTAGTGATGGTGAAGTACTGACAGGTAATGTTGTCGGTGAATTGGGTATTTTTGGCGCAATATTGTGGAATAATGAGACTGGGAAGGTTATGCGCAACGAGCAGGGAGGGTGGCTGATGAGAACCAAGGCCGATGACAGTGACGAAGGTGGTGTTGCCGCGGGTTTCTCTTCACTCGATAGTATATTACTCATTTAG